One genomic window of uncultured delta proteobacterium includes the following:
- a CDS encoding D-isomer specific 2-hydroxyacid dehydrogenase, whose translation MPGCEAFPPMAGNAPRPGKNQGPLPGRQRRNAPKAGRVSDASIESYIMKIVVLDGYTENPGDLSWAGIESFGSVTVYDRTPADAVAARVADAGIVITNKTPVTRATMDACPNIRLIAVLATGYDPVDIAAAKEKGIVVSNVPTYGTDAVGQFAIALLLEIASRVGHHDLAVKQGRWATSPDWCFWDYPLMELAGKTMGIIGFGRIGQSTGRIAKALGMRVIAHDKFPNDSGRAIGEYVDQDTLFAQSDVIALHCNLTEETKHIIRRETIAKMRDGVIIINNSRGPLIAEQDLADALRAGKVHAAGLDVVSLEPITADNPLLTAKNCIITPHISWAPKECRQRIMDITVNNIKAFTEGEPVNRIV comes from the coding sequence ATGCCGGGGTGCGAGGCGTTTCCCCCCATGGCGGGAAACGCCCCGCGCCCCGGAAAGAATCAGGGACCACTCCCGGGGCGGCAGCGCCGGAATGCGCCCAAGGCCGGGAGAGTGTCGGACGCCAGCATTGAGAGTTATATCATGAAAATAGTTGTGCTCGACGGATATACCGAAAACCCCGGAGACCTCAGCTGGGCGGGCATCGAATCGTTCGGCTCCGTCACCGTTTACGACAGGACCCCCGCCGATGCCGTTGCGGCGCGCGTCGCCGACGCCGGCATCGTCATTACGAACAAGACGCCCGTCACCCGGGCAACCATGGACGCCTGCCCGAACATACGGCTTATCGCGGTTCTCGCCACGGGGTATGATCCCGTGGACATCGCCGCCGCCAAGGAAAAAGGCATCGTGGTCTCGAACGTTCCGACATACGGCACGGATGCGGTCGGCCAGTTCGCCATTGCCCTGCTGCTCGAGATCGCCAGCAGGGTCGGGCACCATGACCTGGCCGTGAAACAGGGCCGCTGGGCGACAAGCCCCGACTGGTGCTTCTGGGATTACCCCCTGATGGAGCTCGCCGGGAAAACCATGGGCATCATCGGCTTCGGCCGCATAGGGCAGAGCACGGGCCGCATCGCCAAAGCGCTGGGGATGCGGGTTATCGCCCATGACAAGTTCCCCAACGATTCGGGCAGGGCAATCGGCGAATACGTCGACCAGGACACGCTGTTCGCGCAATCCGACGTTATCGCCCTGCATTGCAACCTGACGGAAGAGACGAAGCACATCATCCGCCGGGAAACCATCGCGAAGATGCGGGATGGCGTCATCATCATCAACAATTCGCGCGGCCCCCTGATCGCGGAACAGGATCTGGCGGACGCGCTACGGGCGGGCAAGGTCCACGCCGCCGGGCTGGACGTCGTCTCTCTCGAGCCGATAACGGCGGACAATCCCCTGCTCACGGCGAAAAATTGCATCATTACGCCCCACATATCCTGGGCGCCAAAGGAATGCCGCCAGCGCATCATGGATATCACCGTCAACAACATCAAAGCCTTTACGGAAGGCGAACCGGTCAACCGGATTGTCTGA